One Helianthus annuus cultivar XRQ/B chromosome 7, HanXRQr2.0-SUNRISE, whole genome shotgun sequence genomic region harbors:
- the LOC118480304 gene encoding uncharacterized protein LOC118480304: MENRPREAKKKNKGRVSKPSRDGSSGANAQPQPPYGYTSQPPFYFQQPPHPSFYNTQQPNFGYFQNLLSMDAPPQSPAFDPYAYRSPQVPSTRGNVERPLPIDEDDEDDEVVPETQNLGDDDEEYEYNVDEDAGNEEDEAREKKGKTVSEKWTKEQEEALAKAWVHCSTNKKKGNQQSRESFWGKILEHFNKTIGGSNRTVHQVRSKWNPMHAKINFFNGLYQQADRTRASGCQDLDVMKVALKEFKERFPSGFQHIEAWEVVRKHEKWAQVPLMGEEGEGSAHKRKPVEVDFSIPDINEDPSPQRAQRRDKRQATSSEGSSAELAAQFKVYTAMKEAKQAVELEAIELRKKRESEARELISVQIETMKNYNYDRDMKTFLKPHDDVPPTMLPIILARKREIANNGRGRVVGDTSSSSPPHRSPSTPTSHHHIHPHPPHLQQSSPYVSQRPSSSSLM; encoded by the exons atggagaaccgaCCCCGCGAGGCCAAGAAAAAAAATAAGGGGCGGGTATCGAAACCGTCTCGAgatggttcgagcggtgcaaatgctcaaccacaacccccttacggatacacttcacaacccccgttttaTTTCCAACAACCTCCACACCCCtcgttttacaacacccaacaacccaatttcggctattttcaaaatttgctatcaatggacgctcctcctcaatcccccgccttcgacccatatgCTTATCGTTCTCCACAagttccttctacacgaggaaatgtcgaacgtcctctacctattGACGAGGACGACGAGGACGAtgaggtagtgcccgaaactcaaaatttgggcgacgacGACGAGGAATATGAATATAATGTGGACGAAGACGCGGGCAACGAAGAAGACGAGGCTCGAGAAAAAAAAGGGAAAACGGTGAGCGAAAAATGGACAAAAgaacaagaagaggcgttggcgaaggcgtgggtacattgtTCTACCAACAAAAAAAAGGGCAATCAACAAAGTCGCGAAAGTTTTTGGGGTAAAATTTTAGAGCACTTTAACAAAACTATcggtggaagtaaccggaccgttcatcaagtacggtctaaatggaacccgatgcatgcgaaaataaactttttcaacggcctataccaacaagcg gatcgcacacgagcAAGTGGATGTCAAGATCTCGACGTGATGAAAGTcgcgttaaaagaatttaaagaaaGATTTCCAAGCGGTTTTCAACACATCGAggcgtgggaggtcgttcgaaaacacgagaaatgggcccaagtcccattgaTGGGCGAGGAAGGTGAAGGTTCGGCACATAAAAGAAAGCCGGTTGAAGTAGACTTTTCAATACCGGATATTAACGAAGATCCCTCGCCACAAAGAgcacaacggcgagacaagcgtcaagctacatcgtccgagggaagctcggccgagttggcggcacaattcaaagtgtacaccgccatgaaagaagcgaagcaagcggtagaattggaggcgatcgaattgaggaaaaaaagagagtcggaggctcgcgagctcatatcggTACAAATcgagacgatgaaaaactacaattacgatcgagatatgaaaacctTCCTTAAGCCGCACGACGATGTTCCGCCAACTATGTTGCCGATCATCCTAGCCCGAAAGCGAgaaatcgctaacaa TGGCCGTGGTAGAGTCGTCGGAGACACGTCATCGTCATCGCCGCCTCACCGATCTCCGTCTACTCCTACATCTCATCATCATATTCATCCTCATCCACCTCATCTGCAGCAATCGTCACCGTACGTTTCACAGCGGCCATCATCTTCATCGCTGATGTGA
- the LOC118480303 gene encoding uncharacterized protein LOC118480303, with the protein MGGKYSLNTLCIAESRDAGYSFFDIPASPPHTAAAGAGVTKETVAPKEPVAPFVGPVRDPPLEKTVEATVDRIFDTVDSSDNLISPDEGDGLNLRFSDAEAAEKESRSSKALEELNAERIRLDKVVSSLQAEVQARAVAVTDLTARVSDAEKRADAAVEAKDVLVSSFNQLEADREWLRTHGIARIVEAIMNAPETSSGLDLVKERAREAGFKAGFNRCIGHINVLSAGGYTDQASGFRDVDTEGRLKAAVASFYDTPLACVGELDECLEVADYVDRLRMLYPDVEEAEPAGGVGGDAGTSGSK; encoded by the exons ATGGGTGGGAAATACTCATTGAATACTCTTTGTAttgcagaatcccgagatgcGGGGTATTCTTTTTTTGACATTCCTGCGTCTCCTCCGCACACCGCTGCCGCGGGTGCGGGTGTAACGAAAGAGACGGTCGCGCCCAAGGAGCCTGTGGCCCCTTTTGTTGGGCCAGTTCGTGATCCCCCtttggagaagacggtggagGCGACTGTTGACCGGATTTTTGATACTGTGGACTCCTCTGACAATCTAATCTCTCCTGATGAGGGTGATGGATTgaacttgaggttttcagatgccg aggccgcgGAGAAGGAGAGCCGTTCTTCCAAGGCTCTGGAAGAGttgaatgcggagcgcattcgtttggataaggttgtttccagccttcag gctgaggttcaggcccgggcggttgcggttacggaccttactgcccgcgtgtctgaTGCGGAGAAGCGAGCCGACGCTGCCGTTGAGGCCAAGGATgtcttggtgtcctcttttaaccagctggaagctgaccgtgagtggcTGCGGACTCACGGCATTGCGCGT ATTGTCGAGGCTataatgaatgcccctgagacctcATCTGGATTGGACCTGGTCAAGGAACGTGCGCGCGAGgctggcttcaaggctggttttaaccgctgcattgggcacaTCAATGTActatccgcaggcggttataccgatcaggcatccgggttccgtgatgtggataccgagggtcgtctgaaagcggccgtagcctccttttacgatacgccccttgcctgtgtaggggagctggacgagtgtttggaggttgcggactatgtcgaccgcttgcggatgctttatccggatgtgGAAGAGGCAGAACCCGCTGGTGGTGTCGGAGGCGACGCGGGGACCAGCGgttcaaaatag
- the LOC110870911 gene encoding WRKY transcription factor 55, with the protein MEEIASLLSFGCKLVKDLEETLPNMANQPHVLISSCDDISKVFGNVRDRLSMAVQDYGNHEAQAGGGGSVSEWLRSSQAMNMQVLHEHEQVAQHQQHRFDQGVGGQEHLDGSLLRTRRRKHEADRRTIRVPAPRMGNTEVPPEDGYTWRKYGQKEILGSRFPRGYYRCTHQKLYNCPAKKQVQRLDNDPFTFEVTYRGDHTCTMSSTAPSMAPPPPVEAITTHSPPTHLAPTASQSLPQWLSIDLKQSVGDLYSITHQSMQPFRNQTDIGNEAGPSSPTNYVDYPRVTDLADTMFNSGSSSNNSMELIFSSQNEEKKEGGDNTH; encoded by the exons ATGGAAGAAATTGCTTCTTTGCTCTCTTTTGGGTGTAAGTTAGTTAAAGATCTAGAAGAAACCCTACCCAACATGGCAAACCAGCCTCATGTTCTCATTAGTTCATGTGATGATATCAGTAAGGTTTTCGGTAACGTGCGCGACCGGTTGAGCATGGCGGTGCAGGACTATGGGAACCACGAGGCGCAGGCTGGTGGCGGTGGGTCGGTGTCGGAGTGGCTCAGGAGTTCACAAGCAATGAATATGCAGGTGTTGCATGAACATGAACAAGTGGCTCAACACCAGCAGCATAGGTTTGATCAGGGTGTTGGTGGTCAAGAACATTTGGATGGTTCGTTGCTACGAACACGAAGAAG AAAACATGAAGCGGATAGACGAACCATTAGAGTGCCTGCGCCTAGAATGGGGAACACAGAAGTTCCACCGGAAGATGGCTACACTTGGAGAAAATATGGTCAGAAGGAAATTCTTGGTTCTAGATTTCCAAG GGGATATTACAGATGCACCCACCAGAAATTATACAACTGTCCAGCTAAGAAACAAGTACAAAGACTTGATAACGACCCCTTCACTTTTGAAGTAACATATCGGGGTGATCATACATGTACCATGTCCTCTACCGCGCCCTCCATGGCCCCACCACCGCCAGTCGAGGCTATAACCACCCATTCTCCACCAACTCATTTGGCACCTACGGCGTCACAATCACTCCCTCAATGGTTATCGATAGATCTCAAACAGTCAGTCGGAGATCTTTATAGTATTACGCATCAAAGCATGCAACCCTTTAGGAACCAAACCGATATCGGTAATGAGGCAGGCCCATCGTCTCCTACTAACTATGTCGACTATCCAAGAGTGACAGATCTAGCGGATACGATGTTTAATTCTGGTAGTAGCAGCAATAATAGTATGGAACTAATTTTTTCTTctcaaaatgaagaaaaaaaggAGGGTGGAGATAATACACATTAA
- the LOC118480499 gene encoding uncharacterized protein LOC118480499 → MQEEIETEIYTAGLVVVEKPTLVGFWQVIAGADHWEHDKSKGRVSFVSDPLYRYLHHLLATSISARGYSREWCTTTDLFFLYCLLYRRPCALAHGLAQYFASGHHRQERGFLYGGAYVTVIARSFGLVPHQDPHLRTPAIMPTRMGMPSLWGMRVIKRFPVGPRFKNREGGVWREEDLPEHFEDVHPPADPADVVPVEDPPEDLDGAAGPQPPPPAGAPQFPRHAIRGGAPGAALHPDVLARLDRLDDLVGWLVRAEQDRREREGLPPIPLPPVRAPHQQQQPQQQHQPQQQHQDSDSDLDA, encoded by the exons ATGCAGGAGGAGATCGAGACTGAGATCTACACAGCGGGGCTAGTGGTGGTTGAAAAACCCACTCTTGTTGGGTTTTGGCAGGTGATTGCGGGGGCGGATCATTGGGAGCATGACAAGTCGAAGGGGAGGGTGTCGTTTGTTAGCGACCCACTATACAG GTATCTGCACCATTTGCTCGCCACTTCTATATCAGCGCGCGGCTACAGCCGTGAGTGGTGTACGACCACAGATCTTTTTTTCCTATATTGTTTGTTGTATAGGAGGCCGTGCGCGCTAGCACACGGTCTAGCCCAGTACTTCGCCTCCGGCCATCACCGGCAGGAGCGCGGATTTTTGTATGGCGGGGCGTACGTGACCGTCATTGCCCGTTCATTTGGCCTCGTACCACATCAGGACCCACATCTACGGACGCCGGCCATCATGCCGACGCGGATGGGTATGCCGTCGCTATGGGGGATGAGGGTTATCAAGAGGTTCCCGGTTGGCCCGCGGTTTAAAAACCGCGAGGGGGGCGTATGGAGAGAGGAGGACCTACCAGAGCATTTCGAGGACGTTCATCCTCCTGCAGATCCTGCTGATGTAGTGCCCGTGGAGGACCCTCCGGAGGATCTAGACGGTGCAGCGGGGCCACAGCCACCGCCACCTGCCGGGGCACCTCAGTTTCCACGTCACGCTATTCGAGGTGGTGCCCCAGGAGCTGCACTACATCCGGATGTACTAGCCAGGCTTGACAGGCTCGACGATTTGGTAGGTTGGTTGGTACGGGCGGAGCAggatagacgagagagagagggattacccccgataccgcttccaccggttcgagcaccacatcagcagcagcagccgcagcagcagcaccagccgcagcagcagcatcaggattcagattcggatttggatgcatag